A genomic segment from Candidatus Zixiibacteriota bacterium encodes:
- a CDS encoding NAD(P)-dependent alcohol dehydrogenase — MPIKCYAAMKAKGQLEKFQYEPMPLAPFDIDIDITHCGICHSDVHLIDNDWQITEYPIVPGHEIVGTVTDIGVGVKKFTIGQRVGVGWQCGACWHCDMCISGDHNLCPEIKATCVGNHGGFARSIRVDSRFAFFIPDAIESESAAPLLCGGITVYNPLREYNVRPHQKVGVIGIGGLGHLALQFANAIGCKVTAFSSSPDKEQEAKGFGAHYFIPTNEKDAFEKAVGSLDFIISTVHVDQDWPAILNVLKPKGKLCIVGAVTNPMIIPAFSLILQQKSVVGSPIGGRMAIREMLQLAARHNIKAMTEVVPMSEVNKALDRTRQGKARYRMVLKN; from the coding sequence ATGCCGATAAAGTGTTACGCTGCGATGAAAGCAAAAGGACAGCTCGAAAAATTCCAATACGAACCCATGCCGCTCGCTCCCTTTGACATCGATATCGACATCACTCACTGCGGTATTTGCCACAGTGATGTTCACCTCATCGACAACGACTGGCAGATCACCGAGTACCCCATCGTTCCGGGACATGAAATTGTCGGTACTGTCACTGATATCGGAGTGGGTGTCAAGAAGTTCACTATCGGTCAGCGGGTGGGCGTCGGCTGGCAATGCGGCGCCTGCTGGCATTGCGATATGTGTATCAGCGGCGATCACAATCTCTGTCCGGAGATAAAGGCCACCTGCGTGGGTAACCATGGTGGATTCGCCAGATCAATCCGCGTCGACAGCCGCTTCGCTTTCTTCATTCCTGATGCTATCGAATCGGAGAGCGCCGCGCCTTTGCTCTGCGGCGGTATCACCGTCTATAATCCCCTGCGTGAATACAATGTCAGACCGCACCAGAAGGTCGGTGTAATCGGTATCGGGGGACTCGGACATCTGGCTCTTCAGTTCGCCAACGCTATCGGGTGCAAAGTGACCGCCTTTTCATCATCGCCCGATAAAGAACAGGAAGCGAAAGGTTTCGGCGCCCACTACTTCATCCCGACCAATGAAAAAGACGCCTTCGAAAAAGCCGTCGGCTCACTCGACTTTATCATATCCACCGTCCACGTTGACCAGGACTGGCCCGCCATACTCAATGTTCTCAAACCGAAAGGAAAGCTCTGCATCGTCGGGGCCGTGACCAATCCGATGATCATTCCGGCGTTCAGTCTGATTCTCCAGCAGAAATCAGTTGTGGGCAGTCCTATCGGCGGCAGAATGGCCATTCGCGAGATGCTTCAACTGGCTGCCCGACACAATATCAAAGCCATGACAGAAGTGGTGCCGATGTCGGAGGTCAACAAGGCTCTTGACAGGACCCGTCAGGGCAAGGCTCGCTACCGCATGGTGCTCAAAAATTAG
- a CDS encoding GAF domain-containing SpoIIE family protein phosphatase, which translates to MKTKNQHTKIEKLLLEAARMFNSTLEYEELVQMVLKLVSTAVNSEAALLFRVDHNRSDMKIRFMNCLTDCQMNIFHWELGQGVVGWVAQYKEPVIINDVVNDPRVDDRFWESTSLKLRSLLSVPLIGRGQMIGVIEAMNKIDGEFDESDLDVVMGLANQIAIAIDNANLYRQAKREALEKNLLYEIGKKLSGSLSLDEVLEEIMRSLKQAIEYTNGGVFVTNPETGEIDSIYTEGYDSVSMADLHLKYGKGLVGHVATTGEPVLVPDVSKDEHYITFDPKTKCEMDVPIKVNGRVIGVLNVESDKLNAWGPEDLLLLTTFASQAALSIERARLHEQLLNGRKIEEQLNIAREIQQSFLPKEDPKIKGYDISGINIPSGQVGGDYYDFIQIVEHQMGIAIGDVSGKGIPASLLMAAFRASLIAEIRNNYSIRTICRKVNDLMYESMKAGNFVTAVYGVLDAKNHILTFSNCGHNLPVLLRSSGEVEYLREGGPVFGVTPGAEYEERPIYIGKGDVVVLYTDGVVEVFDDDRQEFGLDRLIDILKENKDRPSAEIENAVYRSVNSFASSKHVFDDFTMIVLKRTE; encoded by the coding sequence ATGAAGACCAAGAATCAACATACCAAGATCGAAAAGCTGCTTTTGGAAGCGGCCCGGATGTTCAACTCCACCCTGGAGTATGAAGAACTGGTGCAAATGGTGCTCAAACTGGTTTCGACGGCGGTCAATTCCGAAGCGGCCCTGCTTTTCAGGGTGGATCATAACCGCTCGGACATGAAAATCCGCTTCATGAACTGCCTGACCGACTGCCAGATGAACATATTTCACTGGGAGCTGGGTCAGGGCGTCGTGGGGTGGGTGGCGCAATATAAAGAGCCGGTTATTATCAACGATGTTGTGAATGATCCGAGAGTCGATGATAGATTCTGGGAAAGCACGAGCCTTAAGCTCCGGTCATTGCTGTCAGTTCCGCTCATCGGCCGCGGGCAGATGATCGGGGTGATCGAGGCGATGAATAAGATCGACGGTGAGTTCGATGAGTCCGATCTCGATGTTGTCATGGGGCTGGCCAACCAGATCGCCATCGCGATCGATAACGCCAACCTGTATCGTCAGGCCAAAAGAGAGGCCCTCGAGAAAAACCTGCTTTATGAGATCGGCAAGAAATTGTCGGGTTCGCTAAGTCTCGACGAGGTGCTCGAGGAAATCATGCGCTCGCTCAAGCAGGCCATCGAGTACACCAATGGCGGCGTGTTCGTGACCAACCCCGAAACCGGTGAAATCGATTCGATTTATACCGAAGGTTATGATTCGGTGAGCATGGCCGATCTGCATCTCAAATATGGCAAGGGGCTGGTGGGACATGTGGCCACCACCGGTGAGCCGGTACTTGTGCCGGATGTATCCAAAGACGAACACTATATCACCTTTGATCCCAAGACGAAGTGTGAGATGGATGTACCCATCAAAGTGAATGGCCGTGTTATCGGTGTGCTCAATGTTGAATCCGATAAGCTCAACGCGTGGGGTCCGGAAGACCTTTTGCTGCTTACCACCTTTGCGTCGCAGGCTGCGCTGTCCATCGAACGCGCCCGTCTTCACGAGCAACTGCTCAATGGCAGGAAAATCGAAGAGCAGTTGAATATCGCCCGCGAGATACAGCAGAGTTTCCTGCCGAAAGAGGATCCAAAAATCAAAGGGTACGACATCTCCGGCATCAATATCCCCTCCGGACAGGTCGGGGGCGACTACTATGACTTTATTCAGATAGTCGAACACCAGATGGGGATAGCCATTGGTGATGTATCGGGGAAAGGGATTCCCGCCTCGCTGCTCATGGCGGCCTTCCGTGCTTCGCTGATTGCCGAAATTCGCAATAACTACTCTATTCGCACTATCTGCCGCAAAGTGAATGACCTGATGTATGAGTCGATGAAGGCCGGCAATTTCGTTACGGCGGTATATGGTGTGCTTGACGCCAAGAACCATATCCTGACCTTCTCCAATTGCGGGCACAATTTGCCGGTGTTGCTTCGCAGTTCCGGCGAGGTGGAATACCTCAGGGAGGGCGGACCGGTCTTCGGGGTCACTCCGGGCGCCGAATACGAGGAACGCCCTATCTATATCGGCAAAGGAGATGTCGTCGTGCTGTACACCGATGGTGTGGTTGAGGTGTTCGATGATGACAGGCAGGAGTTTGGACTGGATCGCTTGATCGATATCCTCAAAGAGAACAAAGACAGACCATCGGCCGAGATAGAGAACGCCGTTTACCGCTCGGTCAACAGCTTCGCGTCATCGAAACATGTCTTCGATGATTTCACGATGATTGTTCTCAAGCGCACGGAATAG